Within Runella rosea, the genomic segment CACGCAAGCGCGGCCGTATTATCTTGGTAGGAGTCATTGGACTTAATTTGAGCCGGGCGGAGTTTTACGAAAAAGAACTTTCATTTCAGGTGTCGTGCTCGTATGGCCCGGGCCGTTACGACGACGACTATGAGCAAAAAGGCGTCGATTATCCATTGCCGTTTGTTCGTTGGACCGAAAACCGCAATTTTCAAACCATTCTTCAGTTGATGGAATCGGGATTACTCGATGTAAAACCTTTTATTACGGAACAGATTCCGCTGGAAGAATATCAAAAAATTTACGGTGATATGGGTAAAGGTGGGGCGATTGCCTCTCTGTTGGTTTATCCCGAAAAACCTTCAGCCGAGCGTACTGTCCGCCACCATGATATTTCTTTTGCGGGTCGAAAAGGAGTAGTCGGTATTATTGGTGCAGGAAATTTTACCAAAATGACTTTGCTTCCTGCCTTAAAAAGCGGAGCAAGTGATGCAAATATTAAATACATTGCCAGTGCCAATGGACTGTCGGGAACGGCGTTGGCCCAAAAACACGGCATTGCCCACAGCACAACGGATTATCATGAAATTTTAAATGATAACGACGTCGATTTGGTGATGATTACCACACGCCACAATCAACATGCCCGCCTGACGATGGAGGCACTGAAGGCGGGGAAGCATGTGTTTGTGGAAAAACCTTTGGCGATTTTTGAAGAAGAAATGAGTCAACTCTTGGAAAGCTTTCAACTTGCCGAAAGTTTAAGTGTTACGGTTGGCTTTAATCGTCGTTTTTCTCCCCATGCGCTGAAAATGAAGTCGTTGCTGGGAGATGCACCCATGAACGTGATTGCTACCATGAATGCTGGGTTTATTCCCGCCAACTCGTGGGTACACGATCGCGCCGTGGGCGGTGGACGTATCTTGGGTGAAGCTTGTCATTTTATTGATTTGATTACGTACCTGACGGGCAGCCGCGTGACGGCGGTATGCATGAATGCCATGGGGCCACATGCTACCGAAACAACCGATAATGCGAACATTTTGTTGCGCTATGAAAATGGCTCAACGGGCGTCATTAATTATTTTTCCAACGGCCACAAATCTTATTCCAAAGAGCGGGTAGAAGTATATTCGCAGGAGCGAACGCTGATATTGGATAACTTCCGAACGCTGGAAGGCTATGGGTTCAAAGGATTTTCTAAGCTCAAAACAAGCCAAGACAAAGGACATAAAACACAATTTCAGGAACTGATAAAACGTATTCAAACAGGAGGTGCGCCGCTGATTCCGTTGGATGAAATTATCAACACTACTCAAGCCAGCTTTGCGGCTATTCGCAGCTTGAAAGAAGGTGCTTGGGTGCTACTAACCTAAAACCGTCAGACGACTACGCACTTTCTTTTTTATTTTCCATCATCAACCCCACCATCATTACCAACGCTGATAAAATGATGATTTGGATAATGAGCGATTTATTGACCAATGAGATGGTTTGCGAAGCAGGAATGCTCAAAAATAATAAAATCGTAATCAATCCACGCGGAGCGACAAAAAGTAACGGTGAAAGCTCTATTTTGTAGAATTTGAGCAGAATAGCCCGCAGACAAAAGATATTTATCACAATCCCTACGGCCCATCCAAGTGTACTGAGGTTCATAATTTCGGCGGTTTCCATCAGGTAGCCAAAAAGCAGGAAAAACAGCACTCTAATTACAAACGTAGCCTCAATTGTGATTTCTTTAAATTTCTTCACTTCTCGGTCGAGTAGGTCTGGTTTCAGGCGCTGAATCCACTTAAAGCGTTTTATTTCGTCAAGATTTCCTAAGAATAACCCAAAAATCAGGATGAAAACGAGCGAAGGTAGATGATAGATTTTGGAAATATTATAAATCAAAATCACCAAAAGAATGATGGGGGCAAACTTGATGTGGTGGTCGATTTTGCTCAAAAGATAGGATAAACCACCCGTGGCCAGAAACGAAACAATAATGATGGTCATTAATTGCGCAAAGAAATGCCAAATAGAAGCCACGCCAAAACTATCATTAAAGACTACAAAGTTGAAAAATATCACCCCTAAAATGTCCGAAAGGCTACTTTCGTAAATAATAAATTCTTTCTGATGATTCATCAAATTCTTGACGCTCGGAATGGCAATAGCGCTGCTGATTACGCAGAGCGGAATGGCGTTGGTGAGGCTGTCTTTAAAATTGATTCCGCCCCAAAAATGGAAAGCCGCCGCCGCCCCAAAAGCCAACAGAAGCATGGGCAACAATGCTACGGCAAAGGATTTTTTGATGAGCGGAAATTTCGTGGTATTTAACTCCAACTCTAATGAGCCTTCTAGTACAATGAGAATCAGTCCAATTGTTCCTAAAATGGGTAAAATAGGGCTAAGATTGGGAAGCGACAAGCCCGTAGTAAGCGCTACTTGCTTCACGAGCCACCCCATCAGCAGCAAAAGAATAACGGAAGGGACTTTGGTTTTAGAAGAGGTGATGTCAAAAACATAAGCAAGAAGAATCAGAACACAAACTGTGATTATAATTGCGGTTGTCATGTAAAGAATGGTTGGATACTTTACAATACTAACAAACACTTGCGTAAAAACAAAGGGTTAGACCAGCGATGGCCTAACCCTTTGTTTTTTTTCCTAACGTCGGCGAGGATTGGGCATCCCCGTTTAAAACCTCGCCGATGTTGGTTGATAAGTCTTACAAATTAAATCCGAAAGAATAGACGTCTTCAGGATAATCTAAATAAAGACCTTCCATCTGAACGCGAGCTCCTTTTTTCTCGGATAAAGCTGCCTTTAGTTCTTTGACCGAACGAACCGCCTTGTCGTTTACTTTCGTAATCACAAAACCTTCTTCTACCCCTACGCGGGCGAGTTTGCCAGCTTCCATCGCGGTTACTTTTACGCCGCCGCCGATGTTGGCGCGCTGAAGGCGCTGTACTTCGCGGGGGTTAAGGTCGCTGAACTGGGCTCCTAATGAACTAAGGGCTACATCAGCTTCGTCAGTTTTGATGATTTCGCGTCCGCCTTCGCGGTTGCGGAGCATGACACTGTAGTCTTTTACGCTGCCTCCACGGTTAACGGTCAGAACAACACTTTCACCGGGACGCTTGCGGGCTACTAGCTCACGGAATTTGGGGTCAGAATCTACCTCAACACCGTCTACTTTCGTAATTACGTCACCTACTTTCAAGCCTGCATCTTTGGCGGCGCTGTTGCCTTCGCCAAAGCCTTGTACATAAATCCCCGTGGCTACTTTTACGTCATACTGGTCGGCTTTTTTGCTATCGAGCTCTTCTGGAATGATACCAATGTAGCCGCGTTGTACACCGCCGTACTTGATGATGTCGCTGGATACTTTTTTCACTAAGCTCGAAGGCACTGCAAAGGCGTAACCTGCGTAGCTACCAGTAGGGCTGGCAATGGCGGTGTTGATACCCACCAATTCACCTTTCAGGTTGACCAAGGCACCACCTGAGTTGCCCGGGTTTACCACCGCATCCGTTTGGATAAAGGACTCCAGCGGGGTGTCACCTTTAAACTGGCTGCCGCGTGCGCGTGACTGTTGTTGAAACTTTTCGGCAAGGATTCCGATACCGCGTCCTTTGGCACTTACAATACCCGCCGTAACGGTCGATTCCAAATTAAACGGATTTCCTACGGCTACTACCCACTCACCTACTTTGATGGCGTCTGAGTTGCCAAACGCCAACGCAGGTAGGTCTTTGGCGGGAATCTGAATCACGGCAATATCGGTAGAAGGGTCAGTACCGATTACTTTGGCTTTGTAGGTGCGTTTGTTTGACATCACAACCTCCAGTTCTTCTGCACCTTCCACCACGTGGTTGTTGGTAACGATGTAGCCATCCGCGCTGACAATCACGCCTGAGCCCGACGACTCTTGCTTTTGCGGACCGCTGCGTCGCATTCCGAAATCTTCGCCAAACAAGTCGAAGATGTCCATGCCGCGTTGTTGCGCTTGGCGCGTGGCCGAGGCTTTAATGTGTACTACGGCAGGGGTGGAAACTTCGGCGGCGTACGTAAAATCGGCCGCTGCCCCGGGAGCAACTCCCCCAGTAAAACGATTCATTGAAGGAGCGCTTGCTTCTGTAAAAACGACATCTTTTGAGTCATCAATCCCGCCCAAAAGCTTTACACTTCCAACGGTAACTGCGCTTGAAATGAGCCCAACCA encodes:
- a CDS encoding bi-domain-containing oxidoreductase, which gives rise to MKQLIQNLQNGQTILEEVPAPQVKRGAVLIQTRRSLVSLGTERMLVEFGKANLIEKARQQPERVKMVLDKIKSDGLMPTLEAVFNKLGQPLPLGYCNVGQVIAVGEGVTDIRIGDRVASNGPHAEIVCVPRNLVAKIPDNISDDEAAFTVIGSIGLQGVRLLNPTLGETVVVIGLGLIGLLTAELLRLNGCRVIGFDFDETKLRIASEKGILAANPAAGTDPVKWVESLTNGVGADGVVITASAKTDEIISQAARMSRKRGRIILVGVIGLNLSRAEFYEKELSFQVSCSYGPGRYDDDYEQKGVDYPLPFVRWTENRNFQTILQLMESGLLDVKPFITEQIPLEEYQKIYGDMGKGGAIASLLVYPEKPSAERTVRHHDISFAGRKGVVGIIGAGNFTKMTLLPALKSGASDANIKYIASANGLSGTALAQKHGIAHSTTDYHEILNDNDVDLVMITTRHNQHARLTMEALKAGKHVFVEKPLAIFEEEMSQLLESFQLAESLSVTVGFNRRFSPHALKMKSLLGDAPMNVIATMNAGFIPANSWVHDRAVGGGRILGEACHFIDLITYLTGSRVTAVCMNAMGPHATETTDNANILLRYENGSTGVINYFSNGHKSYSKERVEVYSQERTLILDNFRTLEGYGFKGFSKLKTSQDKGHKTQFQELIKRIQTGGAPLIPLDEIINTTQASFAAIRSLKEGAWVLLT
- a CDS encoding cation:proton antiporter domain-containing protein, which encodes MTTAIIITVCVLILLAYVFDITSSKTKVPSVILLLLMGWLVKQVALTTGLSLPNLSPILPILGTIGLILIVLEGSLELELNTTKFPLIKKSFAVALLPMLLLAFGAAAAFHFWGGINFKDSLTNAIPLCVISSAIAIPSVKNLMNHQKEFIIYESSLSDILGVIFFNFVVFNDSFGVASIWHFFAQLMTIIIVSFLATGGLSYLLSKIDHHIKFAPIILLVILIYNISKIYHLPSLVFILIFGLFLGNLDEIKRFKWIQRLKPDLLDREVKKFKEITIEATFVIRVLFFLLFGYLMETAEIMNLSTLGWAVGIVINIFCLRAILLKFYKIELSPLLFVAPRGLITILLFLSIPASQTISLVNKSLIIQIIILSALVMMVGLMMENKKESA
- a CDS encoding trypsin-like peptidase domain-containing protein, with the protein product MNQNWKSLALVGLISSAVTVGSVKLLGGIDDSKDVVFTEASAPSMNRFTGGVAPGAAADFTYAAEVSTPAVVHIKASATRQAQQRGMDIFDLFGEDFGMRRSGPQKQESSGSGVIVSADGYIVTNNHVVEGAEELEVVMSNKRTYKAKVIGTDPSTDIAVIQIPAKDLPALAFGNSDAIKVGEWVVAVGNPFNLESTVTAGIVSAKGRGIGILAEKFQQQSRARGSQFKGDTPLESFIQTDAVVNPGNSGGALVNLKGELVGINTAIASPTGSYAGYAFAVPSSLVKKVSSDIIKYGGVQRGYIGIIPEELDSKKADQYDVKVATGIYVQGFGEGNSAAKDAGLKVGDVITKVDGVEVDSDPKFRELVARKRPGESVVLTVNRGGSVKDYSVMLRNREGGREIIKTDEADVALSSLGAQFSDLNPREVQRLQRANIGGGVKVTAMEAGKLARVGVEEGFVITKVNDKAVRSVKELKAALSEKKGARVQMEGLYLDYPEDVYSFGFNL